cctcgggcctaatgccgaccattgctttgaattgtttcttgaaatctctcgacaattgatcccaggaggcaatcgaatgtcttttgtatttttcaaaccagttttttgttggtcccgtgagagaggctgggaacaacatacacctAAGCTTGTAGCCCACATTGGTGGCACGCATAATcatgttgaacgtgctcagatggctGTACGGATCGAAATTTCCATCAAATTGTGGGACATGAGGGATCCTAAACTCCCGAGGGAAAGGAGTGTTAAAGATATGCGAGGTGAATGGCTTGAGTtctcatcgaactcttcatccaTTTCACGGCTGcgctcattctgtaagagcctgaatgctctctccaactgttcaatcctctcttggactggatctacagGAGGCCTGGCTTGGACTGGAGGGAGCtagttatcgttgattacaactccaactCCCCGTCTCGGTGCAGGATTGTAAATTGGTTACTTGCGATTGTTCCTGATTATCACGTCCCCAATTATGGTTTAAATGTTCCTGTAGATCTAGGTGATCTCCTTGATTTTTGGCATTTCTGGGCTCCATGTTATATATACTCACAAACCTAGGGTAATCCGAGCTTTTgttgacatggctcgttgcatgattattATAGGATGGGTTTCATGTCGGTCTCCTTGTCTCAATAGTTTGAGACCGTGACATCTGGCTCCTCGTAGGATGAGGAGCCCTACGCTCTCGAGCAACTTCTTCATTTCCATGTCTACACCCAGCTCGCCTATCCCTATCTTGGTGGGCCGGTCGTGGAACCCTCCGACCtagcgaggggtgccttattggcgacGACAGGTGCCTTATTGGAAGGTGGCTACCTTCCATTGTGGGGCCTAGATGGCCCTGAATTCACCCGATTAGGCTCTAGTACATTCTGCGTGgcaccaggattttgggtccgaaccacaaggggctcggttattccctattcCTGCTTGTGCCTCTGCATTTGGGTTGGCAACACCTTCAGCCCGGTTACTTCTCCAGGGTCTAGGTGGAACAGGATGCGATGCTGGTGGCGGAGCTCGCTCTGCCCTTCCAGTGGCCACGTTCTTATGAGGTTTCCCCCTAGGCCTACGAGGTAGGACCTGAGCGTCCCGCGGAGGTGGAGCCTAGGTATGTtgcggaggtggggcctgagccacttgtgcttcagcagctagtctggctagctcttcattgcgtTTTGTAGCTTCTGCCAACTATTTACGCATTTGGAGATTCTCGAGTTCCACGATTAGAACATATCTCTCGGGATTGTATTACATATCCTCGTCGGCCCTGGGGGTAGGTGGTCCTCGGGAGTTAGACGAGTCACTCCTCtcatcgggatcagaattcaccataggttGCTTTCCAGGACGTCGGGGGTATTCATCTTCATctagaatttcctcctcaggtacattgggatcatttgctgccATTGCTAATCTGAGAGGCTCTCTGACTAAACAGACTCAcgcactgtttaatggctctcaatgaaagcaccaaactgttgacgccattttttgtcaacttaaaatgagagcaattaaacacaaatatttaagaggaaataaaataagaagatgaaaacatgatctttttacgtggttcagcagttaaatctgcctactccaagagtctgtgttattaacccttgggagtcttctggaaactttcaaagaatagttgcccagagttttctctcaagatctcaaacttcggtcctctacaaatggagtttccttctctatttatagagaaggtttcagaattcattccaacatatttcgggaagatattctgtaattCAAATGGTATAATGCCACTTAATGCATTATTTGCCACATACACAGTAACATCCCATAAAACATGTGATTGgttaaaaaattacataatatcccttaaacatagggattctataacaataaatacattcacacgtAACCGACTAGCTCAGATACTGAGTCCATTACACCTTCGAGACTATTTGTCTAAtacgagctcgaaccatcttgtctgagggcaagagatgcatcaggaaatatatacaagtgttgaacccttgctatTGCGAGCTTACCTCACAAGCTCGGAGAATCGTCGAGGCTACACACTACTTGAGCTCACGAGGTCATCATTTACAGCGAAACTGTCTGACTGAAGATCATATGACGAttgtgcttatttcgagcttacacctaacgagcctagattttggGATCATAATTCCTCaatctcgaaatctaggtgtaacaccTTCTACAACTTTAATTgctgatatatatcctttagggtcaaaagactaaaaatgcccctaggtcatttaaaatcctcttaagcccaccaagggcaaaatcgtcctttcccacctatcttgttaatcataattaacaccctccaattcccgttattctccaTATTCGCacatgctaataaatcatatcccattaccctttaattcccgataatgttctaatcaccaaattaccccaagactcaccccgagccctgaaattAACCTAGTTacgaccagaccgataacttgcattcaacgATCGTCTCATtccgaatggctcaaacaaatccacattatatgtggtattattcataattcaccaaaatgcatgaaaatacacaattacgccttcaaatattattaataaagtCCATTAGTacacaaataaaaagattaacaaaGACCATTAGTACcaaaataaaaagtttaacatCGATGCCATAAATTTCAAACTCAAACTTTACAAGTTGCCCTATTATGGCCTAGACCTCCACATATGCTGCACTTGTGTCCTACAACCACTTTCTCTGCATTGGAAGGATGGCGTTTCTTCTTAGgcctaccttgtttcttctttggactACCAACCAGATTTTTTTGCGTAAGTGTTCTCACTTTTATTGTCATAATGTCATGTGGAACAATCCACTGTTCCTCATTACCAGTAGGATATATAAATTATGTGTAAAAGGACCTCCATGTCTCAATTTTATAGTAATCTGAACACAGAGAATAAAAGTTCATCCCTCTCTTAAGGGATCCAGATAGTGCATGAACACATGGGATGCCAATAAGCCGAAACACGCCACACGTGCATGTCTTATTTAGGAGGTCGACTTCACCATTCAGCTCACCATCTAACACATGGAACTCATGCCTCCCTATTGCATAAGGGGTCAAGAATTGAGCTTTCTCAACCATATCCACCAAATCTTTCTCATAGGTTGGTGGAAGAGTTGTAGTTGTCTTCTCGCTATTTTCTCTCCTATCACAAAACCAAGACTGCAGTGTGAAGCGAATAAATTCGACGAATGTAGTTATCGGAAAGCTCCTAGCGTCCTGGGTcttattgttgaaactttcagcgtaatttattatcattatattataCCTAGTATCCAGGACAACTAACATTTAATAGTAATGTACATTTACaagatttcataaattaaaatacaattcacaatgacatacctatttccaggaaagtaagcacgggACCACTTATCGAAACACATGCCTTCTAGGTATTGAGCAATAACTAggtcttttgatttgattttttcaaaGTGAGAGTGAAACTCGGATTTCCTAAAAGCATATGCCGCATTATACATCAACACATGACAATGACCAGTCTTGAATTCAGCAACCACATTCAtactaatgtggtggtagcaagcACCATGATAGGCATCTGGGAAGATAGTTTCCAAGGCATGTGTAATACTTGCATGCCTGTCAGATACAAACACTAGGTCCTCAACTTCCCCAATCGCTTCCTTTAGATttgacatgaaatacttccaagaatcatGATTCTCACTATCCATAATACCAAATGCAACTGGATACAGATGGTTATTTGCATCCAGTGGGACTGCATATAATATCTGCTCACCATATTTTGTCTTTAAAAAGGTGTCGTCCACACATAACACAGGACGATGTGTACGAAACCCTCTTCTACTAATTTCGAGTGAGAAAACACAATATTTGAACCGATCCTCCTCAGTGACAAAAATTGTCAACGTCCCAGGATTTTTCTGTTGAAGCATGAACAAGTACAATTGTCAATTCTGGTAGGATGCTTCCAGTGTCTCTTTGACATAAGAATGATCCTTCTCTCGAcatctccaagcttttccatatgATAACTCAATGCCATAATCATTCTTAATATCTTAtattatgttgtttgccatgtacacATTCGATCCAGTCTGATACTTTTTCTTTATGCAATGACCAATAACCTAAGGTGTAGCTTGGCGATGGCCTTTATGTCGGAGGTCAAGTGAGCAAGTATTTTTATTGGTGAAACGAGTTATCTCGAACATATCAGATTTAAGCATTCTGTTCCCCCTCaatctccacccacaatcaggatccttgcaagtgATATACCAAACTTCAGTACCTGACTTCTTCTTCACCATAAACTTGAAGTTCAGCTTCATTGCATACAAGTGTGCCTTCATCTTCAACTCTAACTTGTTCTCAAAAATCTTCTCAAATTCTATTACTCCACAACTCACTCCAGATAACTTGGGGATAACATAAGAGGGGCATGGGATATCTTTCAGTAATATATGCCAGAGAACTCcatctatttctatcatcttgtGTAGTTGGAAAACTGCTCTCTGAGCCAAGAGTCATGCATTCTTGGCTTTCTTGACGTCTTGGAAAGAGTCATACATTTAAATTATCTACTTGCTCCACAGGTAGCATCGACAACCGATCCTCGGAGTTATCATCAGAACTACTGCACCCCTCAACTCTTTCATCATTATCACCAAAATTGGCAACTAgatcgtcattgacataaggcTCATACTCATACCCATCATCATGCCGGAGATTTTTTTGGGGGAAAAAAGTTTCATTTTGACTAGGACCTCCCATGCATACATTGGGCCCAGGAGCTGTTTGTGGAACAGCCGTGCAAGATTGATTATGATTTTCCATATTAACACTCGCTCTAGGAGATGGACCAAGAAGAGCAATGATCTTTGCCATCGAACTAACACATAAAGGAACCCGATGTCTTAAGGACTTCAAATTGTAAAGAATAAGAGCACTAACTCCTTCAACATTCGTGATTTCAATGGGATCTAGGCTAAAATCATTGCATGTAAACGATACTTCCAACTTTAAGTCAAATAATAACCTATCCGCTTTCAGCTTCAAATACAACTTCTCCAATAATTCTATGTAACCAACATCAATTGGTACATGTATTATAGTGTTCAAACCAACTTTGAAATTCCATTTCTCTTCTTTccgttcccaaacaccattgtaagaaacaattatattaactctggaacctacaaatttacaaaaaaaaaaggcataagaaaactataaaaataaagtataattGATGATGAATTGATGTAACATCAATGATGAATCAATGCCTATGTAACGCTATTTGTATTGAAGTTAAACATCAATGAAATTTCGATGCATAATCGATGCTGATGGTCTCCATCTGTACGCGATtccatttcgatggtatatcgatgtcaTATCGATGTTGAACCACAACAACATATATAGCATCGATTCAGCATCGATATACCATTGATATTATATcgaaaataacatctaaattatatgTTTTCCCCAGCATTGAAATGCCATCAATGTACCATCGAAATGCAATCAATGTACCATCGAAATGCCATCGATTCAGTATCCGAAGAATAGAtaaaaaaatgcagaaaaaaaaTAACACACTCAACACCAGAACAGTTTGAATCTAATATCTAACTATGGAATTTCATATTCACAAGTAGATAGAATGAAAGGATacttacccatgattttttctcttaaaaaatgcCAAGAATGACAATTTCTTCACTTGAAATGAAACTTCCAGATCCGAGCAGTCCAATTTCTTCACCGATTTCAGTATATTTGACAATGTTATTTAGGTTGTTGTGAAAATGGCTGTGAATGgtggaggagagagagagataaagagAGAAATGTGTGAAGTGTTAAATTTCCCCTATTTTTATCTAATGAggatatttttgtccaaaataaaGAGGGCACATTAGTgggataatttttatgatgccatGTTAAAAAATTTAACTATACTATGATGCATATAGTGTAAAATTTCCATTAGAAAAATCTAAAATTTATATAACTCAAAATTATTAAAGAAGACAAAACATCATATTTGATGTCAAGTCCTCATAGAAATGGTTTTGTCGGACTTTGGATCCATACCTGTTGTTATATTAATTCTCATAATTAAATGAGTAAACGACTCTCCCATTTGTTGTTTCATTAAAGTGATCCTTTACTATattcttctctctatatatataagaGGACTTTGATTCGGCCCCGCCGTATAAAATGTGTTGGTTCTGATAACAAGGTACCATTTCAGAAAAGGTTGAATAGGCCACGACCACACAATGTTAGTGATTAAAACCTATGATAGCCATATTTGTTTACCTGATTGATTTGTTTCCTTTAAAATATTAGTTTGTGATTAGGATATATTTGTAATTGCATCTGGAAACTAATAATTTAATGTGTGTTGATGGtgttttgtgtaatttttctatTTGAATAAGCATGGATATTTTGTTAAATGTCATGCAACATAATTTTACATGACACATTAAATgagttaaaaaaaaacacaatgatTTCAATTATTTCACAATTGTTGAACTACAATGCACATTATTTTATAGGTCCTTTGGAAAAATGATgtaattttaaagttattttgcattcaagcctagttttaataattttttgaaaaattgtctctcataatttagacagctagtcaaaaatttagacaggtagtcgaaaaattcaaacagtcggtcgaaaattttagagaactggtcgaattttagatatgggtcattttgcaaaaattaacaaaagtaagacagagtgcaaaatcacttaaaaagtAAGTCATTTTCACCAATCTCTTATTTTATTGGCTTGTGGAATGAAGTTTtaataagttttttattttttaattatggaTAAGATTGGTTGCAATAAACCTACACTTTTGCACCACATACTTGGCTTGTGGAATGAAATTTCAATATAGTTTTTTTTGGATGAGAATGGTCgcaataaacttttttttttatttttaatatacttTTAAAGATAATGTGAATAAAGAATATATTTAAATGTGAGTATGATAAAGTATTCATAACAATGGTCATTACTAAATAAGTTGGTGAGTTTTTTTAGCATTGTTGACAACATTTTTTGTCAATAAAAACAAGAgcaattaagaaaataaatagtttagcaagaaaagaagaacagacacttttatgtggttcaacagttaaaatcagTCTACATctacgagtcacttttattaagatTTGcgataaatctttttttttttaaattcacagaacctttctcagtacaaaatagtGTGTGAGCACAAAATATTAaacccaggctatttatagatctGGTTACAAGAATTCCCCCTTAATCTTAGGGATATTCCGACATACATATtagtttgaatttgaaatatcaaTCGGTTAATTAATATACATTCAATTTCATTAATTATGGATAAATATCCCTAAAGAATAGGGTTATTGCACAATTTGAATTAAATCCCCATGATtttagggatttcctaacaacacCTCTGTGTATTAATTTAAtgcatcttcgagcttgaacgCTTCTTCAACGCGCTTTCGATAACATATGTAGTTCCAAGCTCATCGTTCCAGTTGTCACTACCTCCTTGCTTGATTGGTCTTTCGAACTCATCTCTCGGAGGAGACTCTTGTTGTCTTCGAGTCTACAACTCATGCTCGAATGCAATGGCATGGCTCTTTAGAACTTCATGTTTATTTGTACAAGTATAATATTAATACTTATTAATTTCGAACTTGCaccttacgagcctacatttcgaggttgtttatttatttttgaaatttgggtgtaacattttcccccctcTAAAGTATTGGATCAAATCCTCtaagaatgaaacttttgaacttcactttcacAAAAcatgcccacctaccacactcgagtgtgggcACGTGTCAACACAAGAATAGATGCTACACACGTCCTTTCCTATTCCCCTTTTTTGTCGCCAGCTTTCGAGATTAAACGTAGCCCATTGGATCACATTTTAACCCGATTCAAGGGCTCAGACTCCCCTCGAATGCCACATTTTTTCCTATTTATATCCCTTATTCATCTTGTTCATCTTCATTTTTACTCTCCCAACTTTCAGAAAAAAATCATGAATTAAAGCTCCAAatccttgcatgttctccaagccaaaaAAACAAAGAAACCTTCAATCGTTTGGTTCCATAGGATCATTCCTACTTCTGACTTTCCAATCGACCATCACTTCATTTCCACGATCAACTTTGTGTAAGTTTTTTCTAACCTTATTTTTTCTATGTACCCTTCTTTTAGTTTTCATGCATGAGAAAAAATTCTCAGTTCTTGTTGTATTCTTGAAATCATCTCTGTTTGTAGTGAGCATTTGTAGTGAATGAAGACCTGTTTATGCAACAAAAAAAAGGTAAAAAACTAGTGAAAATGGCATCTTTTTAGATTATGAGGTATTAGGTTAATAGGTTACAAGTATCGTGTAGTACAAGAAATAGGTTTTTAATGCTCATAAACCGATGATCTCCCAATATGCGTAACTGCCAATTTCTTCCTAGAAATTTGGGGTACCCCAAATTAGAAGTAACCGTCCCACTCTCGTGTGGATCCACTCTCAGTGCCCCGAGCTTATAACAGCTTGGTTATAGTATTCGAatggtgtaacgtcccaaattacctaataaggcttagggccttgattagggggctaggatggaaaattatggaaattatgtgattatgagatatatatatatatatatgtgcatcattatatgattatgtgagttatattataatatgacatgatatgcatgtttaggtgtattacaTATACATGTaggcccatttcttattaaaagggtaatttttgtaatttggcctgttatgggtatatatggcatatatgtgatatatgtgtgagaccacatcattatgtggatacatttgggttactcggcacgagacaatcctagggagcaagttagtgggaaagtcacaacgggaccaatacttgactcgggttgagtcaaggggtatattgggtattcagtacattactgggttattgggtaatgaaaataaataatttatgatatatttggagttagtgaaatCAGGAgagaattctggggattttgactcTTTGGTCCCCGGGGACGTCTTAGGTACTccgagcattgggatttgcttaaggttactagagcttgaagtaacctgacagaataaataaaaagaatgttcaacctcgctctctctcccgttctctcaTTTGACATTTGTTAgcgtttttgaaggaaactcgagttttaggactcggattcaagcaaggttagtgtcataacgattctagggaagcaTAGAAGCTTGATAACCGGAGGATTTAGTttggaaacaacttaatcagaggtaatttaagctttgaatttcttaGTTTTGGTttccttgagtttcttgagttttgatttgaATTAGTGATTTGGTGGAGGTTTTTGAGTAAGATAAACTTAGGTTTTAATGGTGTTTATTTGCTGATAATGTTTGGGGGAATTAATTCTCAATTTGGAATTCTATTGGGTTGGATTTTGGGTGAAATTGGCTGAGGAAAAtaggggaaattctgggttcacAGGGGTCGcaccgcagccctgttcttcggCACCGCGACTCGTGTGAACCCAGGGTCCAGGAAGGGTTCTAGTTAGGAGGCGTGCCGTGACTCTCTAAGGCAAGTCGCGGTCTGTGTCTTCGTTTTCACACAAGACCCACCAGGCCATTTTGGCCACCATaggtttttagtgatgggaacttaaacctaagggctcgggatcgatcttactagTCGATTTattaggattcgacgtcccggaggctaggactcaatccGGAAGCCTGTgtttgctcgttattgacgggattttatattatggttgcgactaagttatcgctaggggctcaaatacgggatcgtgcttgagggtcattcattggtaacttgtgcttggactaaTGGCAAGAAAAATGTACccattatgtgatacatgtgattatggcttggcctgaATTATTGAATAGGGATATGAATAGGACATGaacgcctgagaatgtgcatgattacgaatatgcttgtgattgttgattaagcatgttgaatgctttgtacttggatatttaatatatgatatatgctagtctgcattatctaattgagaaaggcttgacttattggtcaaggtcgacaatagtgcgttgagtgctggtcgttaTTGTAATGACCCGGTcgttattgtaatgacccaactatttctaagaccttggacaatTAAAACTAGTAGACATAGCCACtaattttgagaaaacatacataaggaatattcataactttattaaaaactccaaagtaaatattgaaatacataactgagcggtatgggatcccattattttaaaataaaacataattttaaattaaatgaagttgtttacaaaactaaatgcagaaaatacataaaaaaaataatttaaagagactaaaaataacgtcgtcctcgaatcatcac
The Humulus lupulus chromosome 6, drHumLupu1.1, whole genome shotgun sequence DNA segment above includes these coding regions:
- the LOC133785288 gene encoding uncharacterized protein LOC133785288 codes for the protein MAKIIALLGPSPRASVNMENHNQSCTAVPQTAPGPNVCMGGPSQNETFFPQKNLRHDDGYEYEPYVNDDLVANFGDNDERVEGCSSSDDNSEDRLSMLPVEQVDNLNKNPGTLTIFVTEEDRFKYCVFSLEISRRGFRTHRPVLCVDDTFLKTKYGEQILYAVPLDANNHLYPVAFGIMDSENHDSWKYFMSNLKEAIGEVEDLVFVSDRHASITHALETIFPDAYHGACYHHISMNVVAEFKTGHCHVLMYNAAYAFRKSEFHSHFEKIKSKDLVIAQYLEGMCFDKWSRAYFPGNRYNIMIINYAESFNNKTQDARSFPITTFVEFIRFTLQSWFCDRRENSEKTTTTLPPTYEKDLVDMVEKAQFLTPYAIGRHEFHVLDGELNGEWIVPHDIMTIKVRTLTQKNLVGSPKKKQGRPKKKRHPSNAEKVVVGHKCSICGGLGHNRATCKV